From one Oncorhynchus keta strain PuntledgeMale-10-30-2019 chromosome 30, Oket_V2, whole genome shotgun sequence genomic stretch:
- the LOC118363766 gene encoding uncharacterized protein C7orf57 homolog produces MTGCTWNVQQEMLTALANHPYRGLHSHRHTHCLILESSSAKMSAAPNHRRTKPGGVKTGYPGQAPANGVTGPTSQIPGLCQEATEGAPEARTSGRRVGIFDSDSDYVKLAKGGGQKGLLWHEDNKEEARPNKSYNSPDWFSAESQSGSKAASPDDCQGYGKRQPLAAPFGTDDISAWERESDSYKEKNPTVTDASSQMENMSLSQGGYMEINKYKKTQSDFTMDRSVEKKTAPVSMSKLLSFGYIEDEKKSTNEDDCSSVTSEQTSTIAPEDEDLE; encoded by the exons ATGACCGGATGTACATGGAATGTGCAGCAGGAAATGCTAACCGCATTAGCTAACCATCCATATCGAGGTCTCCACTCTCACCGGCACACGCATTGT CTAATTCTGGAATCATCATCAGCCAAAATGAGTGCTGCTCCCAACCACAGACGGACCAAGCCTGGTG GCGTGAAGACAGGCTATCCAGGCCAAGCCCCCGCCAACGGTGTTACGGGACCCACTTCCCAGATCCCCGGGCTGTGTCAGGAAGCCACTGAGGGTGCTCCTGAGGCCAGGACCAGTGGAAGGCGTGTGGGAATATTCGACTCCGACTCCGACTATGTCAAACTTGCCaaaggaggaggacagaagg GTTTACTGTGGCATGAGGACAACAAGGAGGAGGCTCGGCCTAATAAATCCTACAACTCGCCTGATTGGTTCTCAGCTGAATCTCAGAG CGGAAGTAAAGCAGCATCCCCTGATGATTGTCAAGGATACGGCAAAAGGCAACCTCTAGCTGCTCCCTTCGGTACTGATGATATTTCAGCCTGGGAAAGGGAGAGTGATAGCTATAAAGAGAAG AACCCCACAGTCACTGATGCGTCCAGCCAAATGGAGAACATGTCTCTAAGCCAAGGTGGTTATATGGAGATCAACAAATACAAGAAGAC TCAAAGTGATTTTACTATGGACAGGTCCGTTGAGAAGAAAACTGCTCCTGTGAGCATGTCCAAGCTGCTGAGCTTTGGCTACATAGAGGATGAGAAGAAGTCCACCAACGAGGATGACTGCTCAA GTGTGACCTCTGAACAGACGAGCACCATCGCACCTGAGGATGAAGACCTGgaatag